In Chionomys nivalis chromosome 26, mChiNiv1.1, whole genome shotgun sequence, the genomic window ATGCacttgaagatgactgtgacgtgcaaaggccttaccacactgattacattcatagggtttctctccagtatgtattcttttatgcctttgaagatcgctgtgacatgcaaaggccttacaacactgattacattcataaggtttctctccagtatgtattcttttatgcctttgaagatcgctgtgacatgcaaaggccttacaacactgattacattcataagatTTGTTTCCAGTATGtgtatttttatgcttttgaagactACTCTGAgttgcaaaggccttaccacactgattacattcatatggtttctctccggtatgtgttcttttatgcttttgaagagtactggtttcagcaaaggccttaccacattgattacattcatagggtttctctccagtatgtgttcttttatgtacttgaagatgactgtgacgtgtaaaggccttaccacactgattacattcatagggtttctctccagtatgtattcttttatgcctttgaagatcgctgtgacatgcaaaggccttacaacactgattacattcatatggtttctctccagtatgtattcttttatgcctttgaagattgctgtgacatgcaaaggccttaaAACACTGATTACATTTATAAAGTTTGTTTCCAGTATGTGtacttttatgcttttgaagactACTCTGagctgcaaaggccttaccacactgattacattcatatgatttttctccagtatgtgttcttatatGCAATTGAAGATAACTgtgatgtgcaaaggccttaccacactgattacattcataaggtttttctccagtatgtgttcttttatgcttttgaagagtactgttttcagcaaaggccttaccgcactgattacattcatagggtttctctccagtatgtattcttttatgcacTTGAAAATGACTAtgacgtgcaaaggccttacaacactgattacatccatagggtttctctccagtatgtattcttttatgcacTTGAAGATTACTGTGTTGTGCAAAgtccttaccacactgattacatttatagggtttctctccagtatgtgttcttttctgcctttgaagatcactgtgacatgcaaaggccttattacactgattacattcatagggtttctctccagtatgtgttcttttatgcctttgaagatgactgttttgtgcaaaggccttaccacattgGTTACATTCATaatgtttctctccagtatgtgttcttttatggctttgaagatCACTGTaacatgcaaaggccttaccacacagattacattcatagggtttgtctccagtatgtattcttttatgcttttgaagttCAGTTTCACGTGAataggccttaccacactgatcgCATTcataaggcttctctccagtatgtgttcttttatgactttgatgaGTTTCATAAAGAACAAAGTCTTTATCACCTTGACTATATTCATAGGGTTTATTTCCCgtgtgttttcttttaagcaCTTGAATATAACTGTGATAAgcaaaggctttcccacactgcttAATTTTAGACCATTTTTCTCCAGtatttgttttttcattctttaGAAAGTGGCTGTCATCAGAAAAGGCTTTAACACATTGAGTATACACTGAAAGTTTCTTCTCACCATTTTGgtttctttcaatcctgcaaggaTAATTGGCACATTTTAAAGCTTTACGACATTCAATACACTGTTGAACCTTATATCTGTATGAATTTATTTTGTAACTTGTTTCAATTCTAAATAGGAATTAGTCATTAAGGTTTCATAACTCCATTTGAAatcatgtttgctttttaatttgggGACAGTTTGCATCTAGGAAAATAAGTACGATGATAAATTCCTTTCTTTCATGGTTTAGCATTTcacatttacaaaaatatttttatatcatattattCACACCTTTGAAGACAACTGAATACACTGAGAGCTTTACCAACTTTACTGCATTCATAAATTTTACTATACTGTGAATCATATTTCATTTGCTAAGTGAACTAGGACATTCAGAAGTATTTGCACAGACTTAGAATTCACGGGGcatttttgtaatgtttttatattaataatgatTGTAGAAAACTATCAGTATTGTATACTTGAATCAAATTCAACAAGTATACTCTACATGGGAAATACTGcctatcttctttttgttcttaagATAGGTATGTTAAATCTTTCCATGTCTCTATGCTCATAAGCTTATATCAAGTGTAGTGTCTGATACAtataggaaaggaagaataatTCATATACATGAAATTGAGGTATATGAGCCGGGCgttgttggtgcacgcctttaatcccagcacttgggaggcagagacaggcggatctctgtgagttcgagaccagcctggtctacaagagctagttccaggacaggctccaaaaccacagagaaaccctgtctcgaaaaaccaaaaaaaaaaaaaaaaaaaaaaaaaaaaaaaagaaattgaggtaTATGGATTTGTGATTATTTCATAACCATCTATGCACTTAAAGCTGTGCTTCTTTGCATTGctgcttttatttaaaagttctaGGACAAAGTGCAGTCTCATCAGAGGCACATTGTTATCAACTTACACATGAAAATTACCTTGCATGTCTTTTAGAACATTGCCAAAGTTCTTCAGTGTTATGGtcttcccaaatgtatcctaaaatacAGGACCAGAATATATGTTATATCATTTAACAATGTGCAAGATTTAGCTTATTATCTTAAGTGCACCTAAGAACTATGACTGCTGTATTCACCTCATTCTTTCTAAATCAAATTGCAGAACAACATCCTTAACCATGGAAAAGTTGTTTCCATATtttgaaacaagaaagaaattcattttacCTATAGAAATGAGGTTCTTGTAGGTTTCCAGCATTACATCTTtatagagattcttctgggaaggattcagcaaatCCCACTCTTCCCGGGTGAAATTGatgtgcacatcatcataggtcaccgCCTTCTAAAATacaccacacatgcataaaatGGAAAGCACCACAGTGACAAAGATGGAAATGCATACTTCTTTCAAGGTATAGACAGATGATTCTGGTGTTCCTTACTCTTATGCCATGACGTAGACAGTCACTTTAAAGGGAAATTGAAAAGCAGAGTCAACTCTGACATAAGAGGAAGGTCTATTGAGAGCAAGAGACAACCAAAAAGATCAACACTATATAGTATGCATGAGAAAATTGTATGAAGAGTTACAGagcacacaaaaaataatatGGACACACTGAGGGTATTGGTATATTGTGCCTTTAACTataacactcagaaaacagaggtgggtatatttgtctctgagttaATGCCAGTCAAGTCAATGCAATCAATCAGGTCCAGGACAGGTGGACATAAACATTAAGACACTGTCTCCAGTGTAAAAATCAGTGAAACCAACAAATGGGATAGAAAGAACTGAAAGGCTTTTATTGAAGTTCTTCTAAATAATTTTCCATTCACTCTACTTCTGTATTCATTTTTCAGATATCTGAAGTGTCATAATTTAAACTATAAGTCTAATAACATTTTGTAGAAAGGAACTTCATGTGTAAAGCAGTTAAAATGCACAGatgaaaacactaaaaatatACATGTTGGTCATGAATAATcaacaaagggctggagagaaggtagAGTAATTCAGAGTTCTTGCTGGTCTTGAATGGAGCTGGGCACATTTTCCAGTACTTACATGGGGATCACAACTTTCCATTGTTCTATGATGAGGAATTCTGAGATCTTTAGATCACCTTGATGACCAGGTACCCAGGTAATGAATATCCATGCAGACATATAAAATAgacatattgatttaaaaaatcaaatcaaacataACAAACCAGAAGAAGTTCATGCACCTGCAATTAACTGACTCAGAATGCTCAGGCAGTATTCATGTCATAAATACATGGAATCCTGGGAATCAGAGTGATACcctctttcaaattttaaaattcaagatatacGTGAAGCTCAGCACAGCAGCATATACTTGACatataaaaaaatctatattacAGGGCTATCACCcaataaaaatatctcatttttaCCTATAGAATATAGGAAAGATATAGAATGTAGAGATCAAACCTATAATGTTGGCAAAAAAATTTCAGTATAAGTAGGAAGTTGGCTGATTAATGTCAAGCACAAaacagtagatataaatgttaggAAATTAGTTCATGATATTGAGACTCATTATGTATAATGAGGAATATCATCTAGACAGGCTTCTCCTACTAAAGATTCACAGGAAGTTGAAAGAAAGCCACCAAAGAGAGAAACTTGTTCAAATACGTGATCTTTTCTGGGAGGTTGTTCATCCAATCAAGTTCATTCTGACCCCAGCCACTATTGGTTCATAGTCAACAATGGAAAAATTGCATTTTGTCATTTCAAGGATAGACATTTAATGATCCTCATCTGCAATGGTCTCTACACTGTCCAAATGTGTAATGTTTCCTCTGGCACTCAAGATAATCTGTTCACAGCAACATCTTGTAAAACCTGAAAACATGTTAACTCTTTCTAACATCAGTGGCACAAAATACCATTAAcattccaaaagagaaaaataaagacacagtaaGGGAAGACTGAACCAAGGCAAGAGTGAAGCAGAGCAAGACAATCATCAAATCCAATAGCTCTCTTGTCAGATGTATGGGCTTCAGTTTCAAATGACTTAAATGGCCCTACCCTTGCAAGTTCTCATGTATTTCTCTGTTTGGTAACTTCCCATCACTGTAAGCAGCTCGGTCTCCATGGAAGTTGTGTCGTAACTTTGGTATCTTAACACCTTTGGGTTCAAAATGGAACCCACTGTGCTgtgaaatcacatttttaaatgtgttaaatttatttatgctgtggaacatttgttttaatgatgcaaagaattACTACATtggtttagctctgtgaagctgtgatactttgcctatctaaaataaCTCGTTGGTCTAAAACATTTGAGTAACATGTCACATGAcaagaaaggacaggcagggctgcaaGGAAAAGAGAATCAATGGGAGGGgaaatctgggaggaaaaaagaaataagaggcaacagaaggagaaaacaacaGGAGCCTTtaatccagctacacagcaagccatggagtaagaaataaagagaggaatACAGAATAAAGATAAAGGCCAGGAGGAAACTGTAGAGAGAACAATTAAGTTAAAAACAACCTGTCTCATAACAAGCCAAAGTCAAGCATTTATCAGAAAAAagtaagcctccgtgtgtgaaaTTTAATTGACAACTGGGTGGCAGGCCCTAAAGgaacaagagaggaaaagaaaacatgacacCCAGCTTCAGTCCTCACAGTTTCATGCAATGAACTCTCACTGTCTCCTTGCTGGACTTCTGACTTTGCCAAACACAGATGCCTGCAACAATGGTAAACTCTAACCATAAGCTAAAAAGCCATGATCttaaattttgattatttcatgTTCCCAAGACCAGCACATTACTGGTGATGCTGAGAAGtaggggtttttatttttttaatgcagaGAACACTAACGAGCTTGTACCACAAGTGCAGGTTTCCTGTGACTATGAATCAATTTGCTCAACCATCCCTAAATTGAAGGTTTATGTATATGGAGTCTTAGGGAACCTTGATAAGCTTCCACTGCACAGTAATGGCTTTTCTGTAATGATAATAAACTCTTTGAAAATTCCTGCCTGTATTAACACATAAATGTCCTTTGAAGCTacctatttattttcatttatttctgcccTACTTGGGTACTTATACTGCACACCTAAAGGAGTCATCAGTGATAACCATTGAACAGCTTCAATATTCCATTAAAGACATTAGTCCATTACATTTTAATTTGGCATTACTAAATTTCTAGAGCATAGtcagaataagaaaaaatttggaactaaaatatacacaaaagtcTGGATGGtggcgacacacacctttaaccccagcactggggaggcagaggcaggtgaatccctctgagtttgaggccagcctggtctacaagggctagttccagtagttccaggacaggtaggactgTTACACTGGGaatccctgtcttggaaaaccaaaaaaaaaaaaaaaattagacaaaagacttcaggtttggtttttttttctttttgttttcagagacagggtttctctgtagctttggagcctgtcctggaactagctcttatagaccagtctcttctcgaactcacagatccacctgcctctgcctcccaagtgctgggactgaaggcgtgtgccaccactgcctggcgtgcttggttttttttaatcaagtttaTTTTCAACTGAAATCCTATGATCTCAATACCCACTATCTgccattacattttcattttcgtGGTCTTACAAGAACAGTTAATTATGTTCAAGTTTCTATTTTTTGTCACATAAAAATCTTGATATCTGCCTCAGTTGGTAGACCAATCCCTCATCAtgctgacttctttgttcatcttctccctccttctgcctttcaactggaccttgggagctcagtccattcctctgatgtgggtctttgtctctatctccatccgttgctggataaagattctatggtgatattcaagataatcatcagtgggATTCTGGGACAAGGActgttcaggcaccctctcccctGCTGTTCAAGgccctagctggggacatccccatggacacctgggatcccctctagatccaagtctcttgccaactttAATTTGGATGCTTTAATGTAGctattttcttccctgctcctatatcagcccttcctccatctccaccctccacctcccccaagctcttgccagtccttcccttctcccttccctctccccctctcccctttcccccagccTCACTCTCatgcctgtcccctcccccatgctcacaacttttgccctgcaatcttgtttgcttccaatttccagtaggatctatgaatgtttttctttggaatcaccttgttatttggtttctctaggcttgtgaactataggcttaatgaccatggtttatggctagagtccacaaatgagtgactacataccatattcatctttttgggtctgggttatctcactcaggatagtgttttctatttccatccatttgcaagcaaaattcaagatgtccttgtttttttactgctgagtcgtactctaatgcgtatatattctacactttctgtTCTAATGTGAGCACACCAAGTCTAGCTGGACCGGGTccgaatgagcatgtgatcaaaccagactctttgattgtggctgacaatgggggctgactgagaagccattgaaaaAAGCACTGGGACTTATTTTTACCACATgttctggctttctgggaccctATCTACATGAATGCACAggtccctaggcctggatgtaggaggggtggccttgtacttcccaaagggcagggttccctgccctccctcaagcagggtgggagagggaggagagggtgtggaggagttggaggggatagggaagagggaaggaggtataaataattaaatggaaaaataaaaaaaagaaaaaaaacttgataTCTTCCACACTCTGGCAAAAGTCATCATTCTTATACTaacaaacaaaatcaactttTGTGTTGTAATTGTTTGTGCTAACCTGCTTTTATGCTATTATGATTAAATCCTCAAACTGAAAGCATCTCAGGCAGTAAAAGGTATTATTTCATTGACTGTGTCAAATCACACTCAATCACTTTGGAAGTGTAGGAGAAACTGCAAGCTAACAATTGAAGGCAGAGCACACTTGCTAAGGCTGTTTACAGCCTTACTCTCTTGCCTAGTCTCTACCTCATGCTCAGAATGCTCCATATCCCAGCACAGGTCCACCTTCTTAGGGGCTTCctacatcagtcatcaatcaacACAGTCTCTCACAAACACagcagtttctggctattatgaacagagTCAAGCAAGTATCCATGTGGTAGGAGTGAAGAGCATGTTttaggaatatacacagagtGGGACACCTGGGTCTTGGGTAGATTGACTCCCAATATTCTGAGGATTgcatattgatttccacagtggctggacAAGTTAGAACTGCAAGAGCAATGagttccctttctccacatccttgaAGCCTtagctgtcacttgtgttgttAAACTTATCCTTTCTGTCAGGTTTATGATGAAATCTCCTGATGGCTAATGAtactgaacatatttttaaatgtgtctcATCTATTTTAGATTTCTCTACTGAGAATTCTGTTTCGAGGTGTACCCCAACATATTTGAATTATTTGGTTGCTGTCTTGTTGCACGACTATTttttatcctgagtgaggcaacccagaagAACATAAACCAACATGGTTTACTCAGTTACAAGTGGATATGAGCAGGTATGTAAAGTACAACCATAGTAATCACAGTCAATCACAGTACAAGCCATAGATGcagaaaggctaagtaacaagcACAGCTCTGGGGGACATGCATGGTTTCTCTGGCAAGACagaatagaatagattttgtgggtgcactggaggaaggtggggatgggaacaggaaagaTCAAGTAAGCAAGGGACAGAGATGAAGAATAGGAGGGAGAGATGACAGGAATAAGGGAGCTGTTTGCAGGAGATGTGGAAACAGTACACTGCAAACTTCCAGAACTACAAGAAAGACACTATTGAAGATTCCTAGTAGTGAGGAATGCAGAGGCTGAACCAGCTTTGTTCTATAAATACATACGGCTGCCATTGGTGGGATTGGGACACAAAGTCAGTCACTAAACTTAGAACTACACTTGTTCTGCTAGCAAGATACACTGGGGAAAAGGGGCCTCAGAGTTTGTGAAGTGAACAACCAATGATGGTCTAACTTTTAGTCCAAGCTGTGAGAGGAAGCCAATGTCTGATACTgcaggatggccaggaaccagaactTGATGGCCTCCAGAATGGGTAGAACCAAATACAactgaacaagaaaaaaagaaatgaaatgagtcaTATCTAAAATcatagattgattcccagcacaaATGTCACCAGACAGAATTCTTCCAGCAGCTGATGGTTACACATGCAGAGATCCCTACACAAACTTTACCTTGAGTTGTTGGAATCCTGTGCAAGGAAGGGGTAAAAAATGTAGCATCAGGAGGGGTTGAGGAAAACAGgaaaaccaaagctacagaatcAACAAGTCTCATAGTGTCTCAGACAAAATGAAGTGACAATCATGGAACATGAACAGCTCTGTATCTGCTTTGGTTGTTAGCTTGGGGTGTTTGTGTGATTATTAACTGTAGAACTCTTGGTGTCTCTTACTCTTGCCAATTTTTGTGACCTTTTCCTTCCTATTAATTTTCTTTGTCCAGTTTTGATAAGGGATTTTACCTAGTTTTCTTGACCCTTTTTATGAAGGGTTTCTTTGATATCCCATGGAGACTTTCTATTATGTGACAGACGAAAAAGGAGCAATGGACCTGGGGGAATGAGGATTGGGGGAAACTGGAAGAAGTGTAGAAAGTGGAAGCTGCAGTCAacatgtattgtatgagagaagaatgaataaaagagaaaagatgaaaacaCATTTAGTCTGAGTTCTTTGATCTTCATAATCTGTAATAACCCATATAGCACAAATATCCCAAAACTCTTCTGGATTGAATTCCAGCCAACCCTTTGTCTGACACATCTTGAGATTTCAAGTAAAAAATGATGGATTTCCAACATGCAATGGCATAGGATAAACTCCCACTCAGAAAAAGGaatatagccgggcgatggtggcgcacgcctttaatcccagcacttgggaggcagaggcaggcagatctctgtgagtttgagaccatcctggtctacagagctagttccaggacaggcttcaaagccacagagaaaccctgtctcgaaaaaccaaaaaaaaaagggaatataTTTGTACTTCATCCCCAAATTCAAGCAGAAAATCCTTGCTCATGTGCACATCATCCCAGCCAGAAGAACAGGTAGGCAGTCCACCAGTCTATGAATCTAACACACTCACTGCATTCCCAGACACAATCCCCAACCAATTATACAGTTACCACAACCTACACATTGGGTGGAAAGCCTCCGCTCAAGAACAGGACACACCACATGAAGAACAAGTAGATAAACTGAGGAAAAGAACACATGCTGGACCAGAGGCCATGGCAACCATCAAAAATTCACATAGACTTCTTCAATTCTTTCAAAAACCCTCAACACTAAACCAAAAACCCACTTTTCTCATCATGTCTGTATTGTAGCTTCCAACCTGGGTGGAGACCCCTGGCTCAAAACAAACCACCTGCCAGAATTCCATGTACCTCCCCACAGACCTCCCCAAATCTTCCCTACACCCTCAAcaatttccccaagttccccttcttttctgtttactgtcCTAACCTCCTTAGGCTCATACTCCATGCTTTAATAAGGCTACCCATACTGCAAGAATTTCAGTCCCAAAATTGGTGtagtgcatgtactggctttttgggaacctagtctctttggatgataccttgctcaggctagatacagtagggagggtTGTGTAATTACCCCATGCAGTGTGcctgtgccttaccctctctgaaattTGAatagtggggtgggagggtatgtggaggcaATAAGTGGAGGAGAGGGAACAGCAACTTTGATTGGtatgtataaagaaaatagattgttttcttattttaaaaaaataagtaccaAAAGACCTTAAAAAGAACCTCAGTTCAATCCTATGCCACACAGACTAGATTACCAGAGAACAAACAGAAATCAGGGAAGcaaacacccatccaacaaagacaaactgagAGATTGGCACTTAAACCACAATCTCAAGCCCAAATTCTTGGACAAAAGgaaagaacacaatcaacaacagaCAGAGTAATGTGTCACTACCAGATTCCAGCAATCTTACTGCACCAAACcctgcaaatcaaaatgactctgaaataccatctcACACCAGTCAGTATGGCTTACATCAAAAATATCAATGATTGCttaggctggagaggatgttgagaaaggggaacactcatccattgctagtgggaatgcaaacttgtacaaccacccTGGAAATtattgcagtttctcagaaaattgggaatcaacctacctcaggacaaagaaaataattcttgggcatatacataAAAGATGCACAACCAAATAATTCTACAtgaatatttgttcaactatgtgcatagcaacATTATTAGTAAAAACCCAAACCTGGATAccacctagatgctcctcaaccaaagaacagataaagaaaatgttatatgtAGTAAAgttcaaaagttaaaaaaccaaaatatgtgCAGAATTCATAAACTTAATTTTAACCTACTTGATAGAAACTTAAACATAAATTAATGGATAGGAAGTAAGAAGAAGACTTATTTTAGAATTAGTAGTTATAATGCAAACTCTAATTGGCCTTATTCATAAAACCTGGAATCAGATATTAGGGTGAAAGCCAAAAAGTccaagaagcagagcagccagccactagtcaTTAGCTCTATGAAATCCTGAGACCAATGTGGGAGTCCACATATAACTCAGTTTCTATTTAGAGttctttttgtcttaaaaaaGTCAATTGAGtgcaagcttgcctgctctgcatTTTTCAGTAACCTTGAGGGCTGTGTTAGCCCACAGAAAGAACATTTTTCCCAGTTCAAAGAgcacactttttaaattaatatttgggCTGGTGTAGGCCAGCAATACCAAGTCATCCTTAGAGATTAGAATCTGCTTAGCTGAATAAGATAATGTAACTCTTTGACCTGTATTCCAATGATAGTGCAGAAAAAATGGTTACCTGACTTAactgctctttgttctgcctATTGACTGTATCTAGTATATAtactggctgagaaataaactcagggctATTTGGTATTGACCTTCAGTCCTCCCAGTCTATtctatgtttctgtcttcatttatcTTAATCTAAATTTTTCTCAGCCTCAGAATCCACTCACATGGAATGGCCAGGAAAATTCCAATGAGTGGGCTTCGAGAGATTGGCACCAAATGCTGGGATGTGCAAGGGGGTGGGAGGAACAACACAAGGACACCTCAGGATGAAAGAGTGTACTCATTACTCAGTTAAAGGGACATCTGCAGTGAGTATTCTCAGGAAACCATTGCTGTACATACAAAGGAAAGTTAATGCAGGACAAAAGAGGTTAGTTATGcagcatgaaaaaataatttagtaaCTGTTGTGTAAGTGTAAAATAAGGAAAGAATTAACTTGAATAAGAAGTAACtttcatataaatgtaaaaagtaaTTATGGGACAAAAAACAGCAAACAGCAGTTTGTACATTTATTCAGGTATATTTTAAAACCCATAGGTTCTAAGGTAGGGTTCAGCAACTGTATAAATTTTTGGAATTTATTGAAAGAATTTGTCCTTGGTTTCCTGAGCAGGGAACCTTGAATGCAGATATGAGGGGGTGTAGTGGAGTTAAAATACAGCAATATTATGATGTACATGGTCCAGAGAACATTTCAGTGGATATTTTCAGCCTCTTGGCACTTATTCATGACAGCTTAGTTCTTTGTCCTGAAAGACAGAAATTGCACCCAAACTGAAGTAAAAGTAAAACTaagttttctgtttcattgaaGGAACTGTTTAATGCAAATGCTTCTGAAAAGTCGACTGATGATGTCACATCAGATACTGATGATGaggtaaaatttaaaagagaggtTCCTGACAATGAGGTGAAATCAAAAAAAGGGACTTCTAAGTGTCCTGATTCCGATTTCCCACATTATCTATGAATGTTGAAGAATAGTCATGTAAATGATCTAAGACAGTTGAAAAACAGTCAGAGACTAAGGGGCTGAGGAATCTGATggactctttaaataaaaaactggAAGCAGTCCAAAtttcttcctggaaaaaaaaaaaactcatgaagGATCTCACAAAGAGTTCACGGAGAAGCTCAAGAATGAGCACCCCCTCGCCTTCCCTCAGAGAGAAGACAGATTTAGATTCTCCTGAGAATTATactattaaagaaaagaaatttcctaTGATGTCTATGGTCCAGAAGCCTGCAAATTCTTAGCAGACTTTGACTGTTAGCCCATTATATCGAAGTATTAGAAGAGGAACCAAGAAAGAAGTCATTCAAGGTTTTAATTTATTTCCAGTTATAGAACATCAAGATGCTCAAGGAAACGTTCTGAGAGTTCACACATTTTTCCTTTTACAcaacttaaagaattaaaaaacactGGTTCTCAAATTGGGCCAAAAACTCTTTTCAAGCAATTTTGTAGACAATAGTGGTTAAAGCTTTGCCTATGGTGGATTGGAAACAACTGGCTAGAGCTTGTTTTTCTGGTGGAGATTATTGTATTGTGGAATCATAATTCCATGAGTATGTGAACTTAAAGCTAATAT contains:
- the LOC130866942 gene encoding zinc finger protein 431-like, with product MLETYKNLISIGYIWEDHNTEELWQCSKRHARCKLKHTGNKPYEYSQGDKDFAYSRETELQKHKRIHTGDKPYECNLCGKAFACYSDLQSHKRTHTGEKHYECNQCGKAFAQNSHLQRHKRTHTGEKPYECNQCNKAFACHSDLQRQKRTHTGEKPYKCNQCGKDFAQHSNLQVHKRIHTGEKPYGCNQCCKAFARHSHFQVHKRIHTGEKPYECNQCGKAFAENSTLQKHKRTHTGEKPYECNQCGKAFAHHSYLQLHIRTHTGEKSYECNQCGKAFAAQSSLQKHKSTHTGNKLYKCNQCFKAFACHSNLQRHKRIHTGEKPYECNQCCKAFACHSDLQRHKRIHTGEKPYECNQCGKAFTRHSHLQVHKRTHTGEKPYECNQCGKAFAETSTLQKHKRTHTGEKPYECNQCGKAFATQSSLQKHKNTHTGNKSYECNQCCKAFACHSDLQRHKRIHTGEKPYECNQCCKAFACHSDLQRHKRIHTGEKPYECNQCGKAFARHSHLQVHKGTHTREIPYECNQCGKAFATQSSLQKHKNTHTGNKPYKCNQCCKAFACHSDLQRHKRIHTGEKPYECNQCCKAFACHSDLQRHKRIHTGEKPYECNQCGKAFTRHSHLHVHKRTHTGEKPYECNQCGKAFAETSTLQKHKRTHTGEKPYECNQCGKAFAHHSYLQLHKRTHTGEKLYECNQCGKAFARHSHLQVHKGTHT